One Oscillospiraceae bacterium genomic region harbors:
- a CDS encoding response regulator transcription factor, with product MEQLLIIEDDIGLNQGLSKALKADDRQIISCQDLKAAKEQLLCGGVSLILLDINLPDGSGLELLREVKENTPYIPVILLTANDTDLDIVDGLERGADDYITKPFSLSVLRARVNTQLRKQVSNHKNAPFHMDLFHFDFEAMTFYVGDSKVELSKTEQKLLRLLVENRGRTMTRGDLVDRIWTDGAEYVDENALSVTIKRLRDKLGAQKYIKTIYGIGYSWVTKDE from the coding sequence ATGGAACAATTATTGATTATTGAAGATGATATAGGGTTGAATCAGGGTTTAAGTAAAGCACTGAAAGCAGATGACCGTCAGATCATTTCCTGCCAAGACCTAAAAGCGGCGAAGGAACAGCTGCTTTGCGGCGGTGTATCCCTGATCCTGCTGGATATCAATCTGCCGGATGGCAGTGGGCTTGAGCTGCTCCGGGAGGTCAAGGAAAACACACCCTATATTCCTGTTATTCTGCTGACTGCCAATGACACCGATCTGGACATCGTAGACGGACTGGAGAGGGGCGCTGATGATTATATTACCAAGCCCTTTTCTCTTTCGGTTTTGCGTGCAAGGGTGAATACCCAACTGCGAAAGCAAGTGTCAAACCATAAAAATGCGCCGTTCCATATGGATCTATTTCACTTTGACTTTGAGGCTATGACCTTTTATGTGGGAGATTCAAAAGTTGAATTGAGCAAAACAGAACAAAAATTACTGCGTCTGCTTGTTGAAAACCGAGGCCGAACCATGACCCGTGGAGACCTTGTCGACCGGATCTGGACAGATGGCGCAGAATATGTGGATGAAAATGCTTTGTCTGTTACGATCAAGCGTCTGAGGGATAAGCTTGGCGCACAGAAATACATTAAAACCATCTACGGAATCGGTTATAGCTGGGTGACAAAAGATGAATAA
- a CDS encoding HAMP domain-containing histidine kinase, which yields MNKTGIVIILLCFLAAIAAVLWERRKIRKTMEEIERMLDAAMTGSFSETNFDESQLSALETKFAHYLSAAEASSQNVAQEKDKIKTLIADISHQTKTPIANLLLYSELLMEETLPASAKANVEALYKQSEKLRFLIDSLVKLSRLENGIISLSPQPAALQPLLESVVEQYAAKVSEKGLSLQLQDTDAFAVFDFKWTAEALANIVDNAIKYTEHGTITISAVSYEMFARIDISDTGSGIPETEQAKIFARFYRSNSVQKQEGVGIGLYLARQIISGEGGYIKVASVPGKGSTFSIFLPK from the coding sequence ATGAATAAAACCGGCATTGTGATCATACTGCTATGTTTTCTGGCGGCGATAGCTGCTGTATTATGGGAGCGGAGGAAGATCAGAAAAACGATGGAAGAAATCGAAAGGATGCTGGACGCTGCCATGACCGGCTCCTTTTCTGAAACCAATTTTGATGAAAGCCAGCTATCTGCATTGGAAACGAAGTTTGCGCACTATCTTTCCGCCGCAGAAGCATCTTCTCAAAATGTAGCGCAGGAAAAAGACAAAATCAAGACCTTGATTGCGGACATTTCCCACCAAACGAAAACGCCGATTGCAAATCTGCTGTTATACAGCGAGCTTTTGATGGAGGAAACTCTGCCTGCATCGGCGAAGGCAAATGTGGAGGCGCTGTACAAACAATCGGAAAAGCTGCGATTTCTGATCGATTCTCTCGTAAAGCTTTCCAGACTGGAAAACGGGATCATTTCACTCTCCCCCCAGCCGGCAGCGCTGCAGCCGCTGCTTGAAAGCGTAGTAGAACAATATGCCGCCAAGGTTTCTGAAAAAGGATTGTCTTTGCAACTGCAAGATACCGATGCTTTTGCTGTATTCGACTTCAAATGGACAGCGGAAGCGCTGGCTAATATCGTAGACAACGCCATCAAATATACAGAGCATGGCACCATTACTATTTCTGCCGTAAGCTATGAAATGTTTGCAAGGATCGATATATCGGATACCGGTTCAGGCATACCGGAAACTGAGCAAGCGAAGATATTTGCTCGCTTTTACCGCTCGAATAGTGTGCAGAAACAAGAAGGGGTCGGCATCGGCTTATACCTTGCCCGACAGATCATATCCGGCGAGGGCGGTTATATCAAGGTTGCTTCCGTTCCGGGAAAAGGAAGTACGTTTTCCATATTTCTGCCGAAATAA
- a CDS encoding ABC transporter permease yields the protein MNVKNRKCIRKLSLKSLYANRRRNLIAIFAIALTTLLFTSMFTIVLSLNASYETYQFRQVGGYAHGTFKDVSPEQAERIAAHPKVKATGARKVIGITAEGVFAKIPAEISYMDANCTKWSYATPTTGRMPESGKEVTMDTAALQLLGVTPELGAEVTVSYSITDKDQTAFTVTDTFTLVGYWDYDELMPVHYINISRDYADDIEAQAVKTGLQPFRTDLNVMMASSTNIQGQMEQVDTDLGYTWDSYTDPNSVRIGVNWGYTSSQLESQLDPELVIAIAAFLLLVIFTGYLIIYNIFQISVAGDIRFYGLLKTIGTTPRQLKRIIRQQALLLCLIGIPAGLLLGYGIGAVLVPVVLRSTQLDAGITTISTSPVIFVGSVLFALLTVLLSCSKPGKMAARVSPVEATKYTDAMQTKKKQRSTRGAKLHQMAFANLGRNKKKTVLVVVSLALSVTLFNALCAFVGGFSMEKYVSFMTCADFIVSTPDYFHYNPADEFITPEQIEEIAANTKSSLSGTGYAVRKPVYLWMTEDALRQDYALFESAEQVDSHMSRMEHRGNMVMGKTRIEALDNSLFDKLQVFDGDISPMLEPNNNAIAIAVSLDDYGNLPNPEYYPKVGDTITATYTDDVKYIDSRTGELCTEDTPEEYLQEKLYGARDVEYTVCALVELPFSMSYRYDGIGYEAVLSVDTAQRDSGGAAIPMLYLFDTADEVDEAEAEQYLSKLTAGEFSPLMYESKATARSEFAQFRQMFLLIGGILCAIIGLVGLLNFFNAMMTSILSRRREFAVLQAVGMTNRQLKTMLIYEGLFYAMSSVSAAFILSLAVGPLAGKMLGSMFWFFEYRFTILPVLLTIPVFLLLGWLIPCMMYDNAAKCSVVEQLRDAQ from the coding sequence ATGAATGTCAAAAATCGAAAATGTATTCGAAAACTCAGCTTAAAATCTCTTTATGCGAACCGTCGTCGCAATCTGATCGCCATTTTTGCCATTGCGCTGACAACGCTGCTATTTACGTCCATGTTCACCATTGTCTTGTCGTTGAACGCCAGTTATGAAACCTACCAGTTTCGGCAGGTAGGCGGCTATGCGCATGGCACCTTTAAGGATGTTTCCCCCGAGCAGGCGGAACGCATCGCTGCCCACCCAAAGGTGAAAGCTACGGGGGCACGGAAGGTAATCGGTATCACTGCGGAGGGGGTCTTTGCCAAAATACCGGCAGAGATCAGCTACATGGATGCCAACTGCACTAAATGGAGCTATGCAACCCCTACTACCGGACGGATGCCCGAAAGCGGCAAAGAGGTAACCATGGATACGGCAGCGTTGCAGCTGCTTGGCGTAACGCCGGAGCTGGGCGCCGAGGTCACGGTTTCCTATTCCATTACGGACAAGGATCAAACCGCCTTTACTGTAACAGATACCTTTACGCTGGTAGGCTATTGGGACTATGATGAACTAATGCCTGTTCACTACATCAACATCAGCCGTGATTACGCAGATGACATCGAAGCGCAGGCAGTGAAAACAGGGCTACAGCCCTTCCGCACTGACCTGAATGTCATGATGGCTTCCAGTACAAACATTCAAGGGCAGATGGAGCAGGTGGATACCGATCTCGGCTACACATGGGACAGCTATACCGATCCCAACAGCGTTCGAATCGGCGTCAACTGGGGATATACCTCATCCCAGCTGGAGTCGCAGCTCGATCCGGAACTTGTGATCGCCATAGCAGCTTTTTTGCTGCTGGTGATTTTCACCGGGTATCTTATCATCTATAACATTTTCCAGATCTCTGTTGCGGGGGATATCCGGTTTTACGGGCTTCTGAAAACCATTGGCACAACGCCCCGGCAGCTCAAACGCATCATTCGCCAGCAGGCACTTCTGCTTTGTCTGATCGGCATTCCGGCGGGGCTGCTGTTGGGCTATGGCATTGGCGCTGTTCTGGTGCCTGTTGTCTTGCGCTCCACCCAGTTGGATGCAGGCATCACCACCATCAGCACTTCGCCTGTGATCTTTGTTGGCTCCGTGCTGTTTGCCCTGCTGACGGTGCTTTTGTCCTGCTCCAAGCCCGGGAAAATGGCAGCCAGGGTTTCTCCGGTGGAGGCTACCAAATATACAGATGCGATGCAGACCAAGAAAAAACAGCGCAGCACCCGGGGAGCGAAGCTCCATCAGATGGCCTTTGCCAATCTGGGACGAAACAAAAAAAAGACGGTGCTGGTGGTGGTGTCTCTGGCACTGTCGGTGACGCTGTTCAATGCACTGTGTGCCTTTGTGGGCGGCTTCAGCATGGAGAAGTATGTATCCTTCATGACCTGCGCCGATTTTATCGTCAGCACGCCCGACTATTTCCATTACAACCCGGCAGATGAATTCATCACGCCGGAACAGATCGAAGAGATCGCAGCAAACACAAAGTCCAGTCTTTCCGGCACGGGATATGCTGTGCGAAAACCCGTATATCTTTGGATGACGGAGGATGCTCTGCGGCAGGACTATGCATTGTTCGAAAGTGCTGAGCAGGTGGACAGCCATATGAGCCGCATGGAGCACCGGGGCAATATGGTGATGGGAAAGACCAGAATTGAGGCTTTGGATAACAGCCTGTTTGACAAGCTGCAAGTATTCGACGGAGATATTTCTCCTATGCTGGAGCCAAACAATAACGCTATTGCCATTGCGGTTTCCTTAGATGACTACGGCAATCTGCCCAATCCTGAATACTACCCCAAGGTGGGAGACACGATTACCGCTACCTATACGGACGATGTGAAATATATCGACAGCCGCACCGGGGAACTCTGCACCGAAGATACACCGGAGGAGTACCTTCAGGAAAAACTGTATGGAGCCAGAGATGTAGAGTACACGGTCTGCGCCTTGGTAGAGCTTCCGTTTTCCATGAGTTATCGTTATGATGGTATTGGATATGAGGCGGTTTTGTCTGTGGATACCGCACAGAGGGACAGCGGTGGTGCGGCCATTCCGATGCTCTACCTGTTCGACACAGCGGACGAAGTTGACGAGGCCGAAGCAGAGCAATATCTATCGAAGCTCACTGCCGGTGAGTTTTCGCCCTTGATGTATGAAAGCAAGGCCACGGCTCGCTCTGAATTTGCTCAGTTCCGGCAGATGTTCCTTCTGATAGGTGGTATCCTCTGTGCTATCATTGGGCTGGTGGGACTCTTAAATTTCTTCAACGCCATGATGACCAGTATTCTTTCCCGCCGCCGTGAATTTGCTGTGCTTCAGGCTGTAGGAATGACGAACCGGCAGCTCAAAACCATGCTGATCTACGAGGGATTGTTTTACGCAATGTCCTCCGTATCGGCGGCCTTTATTCTGTCGCTGGCGGTGGGACCTCTTGCAGGAAAAATGCTGGGCAGTATGTTCTGGTTCTTTGAGTATCGATTCACCATTCTGCCTGTCCTGCTGACAATTCCGGTATTTCTTCTGCTGGGGTGGCTGATTCCTTGCATGATGTATGACAATGCAGCGAAATGCAGTGTTGTAGAGCAATTAAGGGATGCTCAATAA
- a CDS encoding ABC transporter ATP-binding protein, producing the protein MEVLQAKNLKKIYGSGNNAVHALDGVDLSVKKGEFVAIVGTSGSGKSTLLHMLGGLDRPTSGTVMVDGQDIFSLKEEALTIFRRRKIGFVFQAYNLVPVLNVYENIVLPIELDGGKVNKDFVQQIVQTLGLDDRLDALPNQLSGGQQQRVAIARALAAAPAIILADEPTGNLDSKTSQDVLSLLKVTSQKFAQTIVMITHNEEIAQMADRIIRIEDGRIVSQN; encoded by the coding sequence ATGGAAGTTTTACAGGCAAAAAACCTGAAAAAGATTTATGGCTCCGGCAATAACGCAGTTCATGCGTTGGATGGAGTTGATTTAAGTGTAAAGAAGGGCGAATTTGTTGCAATTGTCGGCACATCCGGCTCCGGCAAATCCACGCTGCTGCACATGCTGGGCGGGCTGGATCGCCCTACAAGTGGCACGGTCATGGTGGACGGACAGGATATTTTCTCCCTGAAGGAGGAAGCGCTGACCATCTTCCGCCGCAGGAAAATCGGCTTTGTGTTCCAAGCATATAATCTTGTTCCGGTGCTGAATGTGTATGAAAATATTGTTCTACCCATTGAGCTGGACGGTGGCAAGGTCAATAAGGATTTCGTACAGCAAATTGTACAGACACTTGGGCTGGATGATCGTCTGGATGCGCTGCCCAATCAGCTCTCAGGCGGTCAACAGCAGCGAGTAGCCATTGCCCGTGCGCTGGCGGCAGCACCCGCTATCATTCTGGCAGATGAACCCACCGGCAATCTGGATTCCAAAACCAGCCAGGATGTATTGAGCCTTTTGAAAGTCACCAGTCAAAAGTTCGCCCAGACAATCGTAATGATCACTCACAACGAAGAAATTGCGCAGATGGCAGACCGCATTATCCGTATCGAAGACGGTCGGATCGTCTCCCAGAACTAA